In one Plutella xylostella chromosome 20, ilPluXylo3.1, whole genome shotgun sequence genomic region, the following are encoded:
- the LOC105383559 gene encoding origin recognition complex subunit 6 isoform X1 codes for MAVQKTMQLLAAKLDLGENEKVVSKAAELERLLLNKTVAGSSITDTAKAVICLDLASSLCGVDVNVCFTIQKMAIKYSGLKAPSYLNNRKMVENLLELNTERLTVPALCLTLQCSGVQAAAEDILREYQAKSKMELDLDLPQYVCMAVYQACRLNKVKVLKSKVIEKSRIKPGQWTKMDSDWTKFVDEHFASVAKKKRGRPPKNVTVEDAPNEEQMDVACNENKDGPQLIEPYNDWKQRILEIAYKELEELSRLESKTELLHSPRRSPRKTPQKFSPYKNCPNTSKGVRLLFPL; via the exons ATGGCAGTCCAAAAAACCATGCAACTTCTGGCTGCAAAACTGGACTTAGGCGAAAACGAGAAAGTCGTAAG CAAAGCAGCAGAACTGGAGCGGTTGTTACTAAATAAAACAGTTGCGGGCAGTAGTATAACTGATACAGCCAAGGCAGTTATTTGCCTCGACCTGGCGTCCTCATTGTGTGGCGTAGATGTGAATGTG TGTTTTACTATTCAGAAAATGGCAATCAAGTATTCTGGCCTCAAGGCACCTTCGTACCTGAACAATCGGAAGATGGTTGAGAATCTTCTAGAACTGAATACTGAGAGGCTCACTGTTCCTGCCTTATGCCTGACACTACAGTGCAGTGGTGTTCAGGCCGCAGCGGAGGACATACTGAGAGAATATCAAGCTAAGTCAAAGATG gaacTTGATTTAGATTTACCTCAGTATGTTTGTATGGCAGTATATCAAGCATGCAGACTGAACAAAGTAAAGGTATTGAAGAGTAAAGTCATAGAAAAGTCAAGGATAAAACCTGGACAGTGGACTAAAATGGATAGTGATTGGACAAAGTTTGTGGACGAACACTTTGCCAGTGTTGCTAAAAAGAAGAGAGGAAGACCACCTAAGAATGTTACTGTGGAAG ATGCACCGAACGAAGAACAAATGGATGTAGCATGTAACGAGAACAAGGATGGACCTCAGCTAATAGAACCATACAATGACTGGAAACAGAGGATTCTAGAAATAGCGTATAAGGAATTAGAAGAACTATCCAGACTTGAATCTAAGACAGAGTTGCTCCATAGTCCAAGAAGGTCACCCAGGAAAACTCCTCAAAAGTTCTCTCCTTACAAAAATTGTCCTAACACATCGAAAGGTGTAAGGCTATTATTCCCCTTATGA
- the LOC105383559 gene encoding origin recognition complex subunit 6 isoform X2: MAVQKTMQLLAAKLDLGENEKVVSKAAELERLLLNKTVAGSSITDTAKAVICLDLASSLCGVDVNVKMAIKYSGLKAPSYLNNRKMVENLLELNTERLTVPALCLTLQCSGVQAAAEDILREYQAKSKMELDLDLPQYVCMAVYQACRLNKVKVLKSKVIEKSRIKPGQWTKMDSDWTKFVDEHFASVAKKKRGRPPKNVTVEDAPNEEQMDVACNENKDGPQLIEPYNDWKQRILEIAYKELEELSRLESKTELLHSPRRSPRKTPQKFSPYKNCPNTSKGVRLLFPL; this comes from the exons ATGGCAGTCCAAAAAACCATGCAACTTCTGGCTGCAAAACTGGACTTAGGCGAAAACGAGAAAGTCGTAAG CAAAGCAGCAGAACTGGAGCGGTTGTTACTAAATAAAACAGTTGCGGGCAGTAGTATAACTGATACAGCCAAGGCAGTTATTTGCCTCGACCTGGCGTCCTCATTGTGTGGCGTAGATGTGAATGTG AAAATGGCAATCAAGTATTCTGGCCTCAAGGCACCTTCGTACCTGAACAATCGGAAGATGGTTGAGAATCTTCTAGAACTGAATACTGAGAGGCTCACTGTTCCTGCCTTATGCCTGACACTACAGTGCAGTGGTGTTCAGGCCGCAGCGGAGGACATACTGAGAGAATATCAAGCTAAGTCAAAGATG gaacTTGATTTAGATTTACCTCAGTATGTTTGTATGGCAGTATATCAAGCATGCAGACTGAACAAAGTAAAGGTATTGAAGAGTAAAGTCATAGAAAAGTCAAGGATAAAACCTGGACAGTGGACTAAAATGGATAGTGATTGGACAAAGTTTGTGGACGAACACTTTGCCAGTGTTGCTAAAAAGAAGAGAGGAAGACCACCTAAGAATGTTACTGTGGAAG ATGCACCGAACGAAGAACAAATGGATGTAGCATGTAACGAGAACAAGGATGGACCTCAGCTAATAGAACCATACAATGACTGGAAACAGAGGATTCTAGAAATAGCGTATAAGGAATTAGAAGAACTATCCAGACTTGAATCTAAGACAGAGTTGCTCCATAGTCCAAGAAGGTCACCCAGGAAAACTCCTCAAAAGTTCTCTCCTTACAAAAATTGTCCTAACACATCGAAAGGTGTAAGGCTATTATTCCCCTTATGA